In a genomic window of Streptomyces roseoviridis:
- the lexA gene encoding transcriptional repressor LexA yields MTTTADSATITAQDRSQGRLEPVHAMNDTVMNGEGEPGRPARSLPGRPPGIRADSSGLTDRQRRVIEVIRDSVQRRGYPPSMREIGQAVGLSSTSSVAHQLMALERKGFLRRDPHRPRAYEVRGSDQPSTQPTDTTGKPAASYVPLVGRIAAGGPILAEESVEDVFPLPRQLVGDGELFVLKVVGDSMIEAAICDGDWVTVRRQPVAENGDIVAAMLDGEATVKRFKREDGHVWLLPHNAAYQPIPGDEATILGKVVAVLRRV; encoded by the coding sequence GTGACCACCACCGCAGACAGTGCCACCATTACCGCCCAGGACCGCTCCCAGGGCCGACTCGAGCCGGTACACGCCATGAACGACACAGTCATGAACGGGGAGGGGGAGCCCGGCCGCCCCGCGCGCTCGCTCCCCGGCCGGCCTCCAGGCATCAGGGCCGACAGCTCCGGCCTCACCGACCGGCAGCGCCGGGTCATCGAGGTCATCCGCGACTCCGTGCAGCGCCGTGGATACCCCCCGTCGATGCGCGAGATCGGCCAGGCCGTCGGCCTCTCCAGCACCTCCTCCGTGGCACACCAGCTCATGGCCCTCGAGCGCAAGGGCTTCCTCCGTCGCGACCCGCACCGGCCCCGGGCGTACGAGGTGCGCGGCTCCGACCAGCCCAGCACCCAGCCGACGGACACGACGGGCAAGCCCGCCGCCTCCTACGTTCCCCTGGTCGGCCGCATCGCGGCCGGTGGCCCCATCCTGGCCGAGGAGTCGGTCGAGGACGTGTTCCCGCTTCCCCGGCAGCTGGTCGGTGACGGCGAGCTGTTCGTCCTCAAGGTCGTCGGCGACTCCATGATCGAGGCCGCGATCTGCGACGGCGACTGGGTCACGGTCCGCCGCCAGCCCGTCGCCGAGAACGGTGACATCGTGGCCGCCATGCTCGACGGCGAGGCCACGGTCAAGCGCTTCAAGCGCGAGGACGGCCACGTCTGGCTGCTGCCGCACAACGCGGCCTACCAGCCGATCCCCGGCGACGAGGCCACCATCCTCGGCAAGGTCGTCGCCGTGCTACGACGGGTGTGA
- a CDS encoding ATP-dependent DNA helicase — translation MTKPSLPDLLHAAVTAVGGVERPGQVTMAEAVAEAIDDGSHLLVQAGTGTGKSLGYLVPALAQGERVVVATATLALQRQLVERDLPRTVDALHPQLRRRPEFAMLKGRSNYLCLHRLHEGVPQDEEDGLFDPFEAAAPTSKLGQDLLRLRDWSDETETGDRDDLTPGVSDRAWAQVSVSSRECLGASKCAYGAECFAEAARERAKLAEVVVTNHALLAIDAIEGAPVLPQHEVLIVDEAHELVSRVTGVATGELTPGQVNRAVRRAAKLVDEKVADQLQTAAEGFEKLMELALPGRLEEIPEDLGYALMALRDASRAVITALGSTRDRSVQDEDAVRKQALASVETVHGVAERITQGSEWDVVWYERHDRFGASLRVAPLSVSGLLREKLFADRSVVLTSATLKLGGDFNGVGASLGLAPEGTQGEDLPVWKGIDVGSPFDYPKQGILYVAKHLNRPARDGERGDMHDELTELIQAAGGRTLGLFSSMRAAQQAAEELRTRIPELPILLQGEDTLGELIKNFAADPKTCLFGTLSLWQGVDVPGPSCQLVVMDKIPFPRPDDPLMSARQKAVEEAGGNGFMAVAATHAALLMAQGAGRLVRATGDRGVVAVLDPRLATARYGSYLKASMPDFWYTTDRNQVRRSLAAIDAAALKAAADQP, via the coding sequence ATGACGAAGCCATCCCTCCCCGATCTCCTCCACGCCGCCGTCACCGCCGTCGGCGGTGTGGAGCGCCCCGGCCAGGTCACCATGGCCGAGGCCGTTGCCGAGGCCATCGACGACGGTTCCCACCTCCTCGTCCAGGCCGGCACCGGCACCGGCAAGTCCCTCGGCTATCTCGTGCCGGCCCTGGCGCAGGGCGAGAGGGTGGTGGTCGCGACGGCGACGCTGGCGCTCCAGCGCCAGCTCGTCGAGCGCGACCTCCCGCGGACGGTCGACGCGCTCCATCCGCAGCTCCGCCGCCGCCCCGAGTTCGCCATGCTCAAGGGCCGGTCGAACTACCTGTGCCTGCACCGGCTGCACGAGGGCGTCCCGCAGGACGAGGAGGACGGACTCTTCGATCCCTTCGAGGCGGCCGCGCCGACCAGCAAGCTCGGCCAGGACCTGCTGCGGCTGCGGGACTGGTCGGACGAGACGGAGACCGGCGACCGGGACGACCTCACGCCGGGCGTCTCGGACCGGGCCTGGGCCCAGGTCTCGGTCTCCTCGCGCGAGTGCCTGGGCGCGAGCAAGTGCGCGTACGGGGCGGAGTGCTTCGCCGAGGCGGCCCGTGAGCGGGCCAAGCTGGCCGAGGTCGTCGTCACCAATCACGCGCTGCTCGCCATCGACGCGATCGAGGGTGCGCCGGTGCTGCCGCAGCACGAGGTGCTGATCGTCGACGAGGCCCATGAGCTGGTCTCCCGGGTGACCGGCGTGGCCACCGGCGAGCTCACGCCCGGCCAGGTGAACCGGGCGGTGCGACGGGCGGCGAAGCTGGTCGACGAGAAGGTGGCCGATCAGCTGCAGACCGCCGCCGAGGGTTTCGAGAAGCTGATGGAGCTGGCACTGCCCGGCCGCCTGGAGGAGATCCCGGAGGACCTCGGCTATGCGCTGATGGCCCTGCGCGACGCCTCGCGGGCGGTGATCACCGCGCTCGGATCCACCCGCGACCGCTCCGTGCAGGACGAGGACGCCGTGCGCAAGCAGGCCCTCGCCTCGGTGGAGACCGTCCACGGGGTGGCCGAGCGGATCACCCAGGGCTCCGAGTGGGACGTCGTCTGGTACGAGCGGCACGACCGCTTCGGTGCCTCGCTGCGGGTCGCGCCGCTCAGTGTCTCCGGCCTGCTGCGGGAGAAGCTGTTCGCGGACCGCTCGGTGGTGCTGACCTCGGCCACCCTCAAGCTGGGCGGCGACTTCAACGGGGTGGGAGCCTCGCTGGGGCTCGCGCCCGAGGGCACTCAGGGCGAGGACCTGCCGGTGTGGAAGGGCATCGACGTCGGATCGCCCTTCGACTACCCCAAGCAGGGCATCCTGTACGTGGCCAAGCACCTCAACCGGCCCGCCCGGGACGGTGAGCGGGGCGACATGCACGACGAGCTGACCGAGCTGATCCAGGCCGCCGGCGGTCGGACGCTGGGGCTGTTCTCCTCGATGCGGGCCGCTCAGCAGGCGGCCGAGGAGCTGCGGACCCGGATCCCCGAGCTGCCGATCCTGCTCCAGGGCGAGGACACGCTCGGCGAGCTGATCAAGAACTTCGCCGCCGACCCGAAGACCTGTCTGTTCGGGACGCTGTCGTTGTGGCAGGGGGTGGACGTGCCCGGCCCCAGCTGCCAGCTGGTCGTCATGGACAAGATCCCGTTCCCGCGCCCGGACGACCCGCTGATGAGCGCGCGGCAGAAGGCGGTCGAGGAAGCCGGCGGCAACGGCTTCATGGCCGTGGCGGCGACCCACGCGGCGCTGCTCATGGCGCAGGGTGCCGGCCGGCTCGTACGGGCGACGGGGGACCGCGGCGTGGTCGCCGTCCTGGATCCGCGGCTCGCCACCGCCCGATACGGCAGCTATCTCAAGGCGTCGATGCCCGACTTCTGGTACACGACCGATCGCAATCAGGTGCGGCGGTCGCTGGCGGCCATCGACGCGGCCGCGCTCAAGGCGGCAGCCGACCAGCCCTGA
- a CDS encoding IucA/IucC family siderophore biosynthesis protein: MSTSPAPHDSAPSTPSDLYDPPELRAAAWSRAGARLLAKAVAEFAYEEIVRPRPADGPGRYALTLDDGGTLAFTARRGAYDSWRVDPGSLTLDGRPATDPLAFLVRARRLLALDGATLGHLIRELTTTLAADTRLDHTALPAARLADLGYAELEGHQTGHPWLVANKGRIGFSATDAARWTPEARRPARLPWIAVSSRIAAYRGAPGLDTPDLLYARELDPEVRETFHGTLRARGLDPDGYLFLPVHPWQWDEILLPLYAPAIATGAVVPLPADPDLRLPQQSVRTFLNTTRPDRHTVKLPLSVLNTLVWRGLPTERTLAAPAVTSWVHGLRDADPFLREECGVILLGEVASVTVEHPLYDRLPEVPYQYKELLGAIWREPLRLPPGERARTLASLLHTDPDGRAFVAELVTRSDLAPRAWLQRLFAALLPPLLHFLYRYGTVFSPHGENAIVVYDEQDVPVRLAIKDFVDDVNVSAVPLPEHASMPDDVRAVLLTEEPDFLTQFIHSGLFVGVFRYLAPLCEEQLDVPEEEFWTLVRTEILRHQARFPELKERFELFDLLVPRIERLCLNRNRLHLDGYRDRPERPHAAVHGTVPNPLA; encoded by the coding sequence GTGTCGACGTCCCCTGCACCTCACGACTCCGCACCATCCACACCGTCGGACCTCTACGATCCCCCCGAGCTCCGGGCGGCCGCCTGGAGCAGGGCCGGTGCCCGTCTGCTGGCCAAGGCAGTCGCCGAGTTCGCCTACGAGGAGATCGTCCGGCCCCGGCCGGCCGACGGCCCCGGCCGCTACGCCCTCACCCTCGACGACGGCGGCACCCTCGCCTTCACCGCCCGCCGCGGCGCCTACGACAGCTGGCGGGTCGACCCCGGCTCGCTCACCCTCGACGGCAGGCCCGCCACCGACCCCCTCGCCTTCCTCGTCCGTGCCCGCCGGCTCCTCGCCCTCGACGGCGCCACCCTCGGCCACCTCATCCGCGAGCTGACCACCACCCTCGCCGCCGACACCCGGCTCGACCACACCGCCCTGCCGGCCGCCCGCCTCGCCGACCTCGGCTACGCGGAGCTGGAAGGCCACCAGACCGGCCACCCGTGGCTCGTCGCCAACAAGGGCCGGATCGGCTTCTCGGCCACCGACGCCGCCCGCTGGACCCCCGAGGCGCGCCGCCCCGCCCGCCTGCCCTGGATCGCGGTCAGCAGCCGGATCGCCGCCTACCGCGGCGCCCCCGGCCTCGACACCCCCGACCTGCTCTACGCCCGCGAACTGGACCCCGAGGTGCGGGAGACCTTCCACGGCACGCTGCGCGCCCGCGGCCTCGACCCCGACGGCTATCTGTTCCTGCCCGTCCACCCCTGGCAGTGGGACGAGATCCTGCTGCCGCTCTACGCCCCGGCGATCGCCACCGGAGCCGTGGTCCCGCTCCCCGCCGACCCCGACCTGCGACTGCCGCAGCAGTCCGTCCGTACCTTCCTCAACACCACCCGTCCCGACCGGCACACCGTCAAGCTGCCGCTCTCCGTCCTCAACACCCTGGTCTGGCGGGGCCTGCCCACCGAGCGCACCCTCGCCGCCCCCGCCGTCACCTCCTGGGTCCACGGCCTGCGCGACGCCGACCCCTTCCTGCGTGAGGAGTGCGGCGTGATCCTGCTCGGCGAGGTCGCGTCCGTGACCGTCGAGCACCCGCTGTACGACCGGCTGCCGGAAGTCCCGTACCAGTACAAGGAACTCCTCGGCGCCATCTGGCGCGAACCCCTCCGGCTGCCCCCCGGCGAGCGCGCCCGCACCCTCGCCTCGCTGCTCCACACCGACCCCGACGGGCGGGCCTTCGTCGCCGAGCTGGTCACCCGCTCGGACCTCGCCCCCCGGGCCTGGCTCCAGCGCCTCTTCGCCGCCCTGCTGCCGCCCCTGCTGCACTTCCTCTACCGGTACGGCACCGTCTTCTCCCCGCACGGCGAGAACGCCATCGTCGTCTACGACGAACAGGACGTGCCCGTCCGCCTGGCGATCAAGGACTTCGTCGACGACGTCAACGTCAGCGCCGTGCCGCTGCCCGAACACGCCTCCATGCCGGACGACGTCCGCGCCGTGCTCCTCACGGAGGAGCCCGACTTCCTCACCCAGTTCATCCATTCGGGCCTTTTCGTGGGCGTCTTCCGCTACCTGGCGCCGCTGTGCGAGGAACAACTCGACGTGCCCGAGGAGGAGTTCTGGACCCTGGTGCGTACCGAGATCCTCCGCCACCAGGCACGCTTCCCGGAGCTGAAGGAACGGTTCGAGCTGTTCGACCTCCTCGTCCCGAGGATCGAGCGGCTGTGCCTCAACCGCAACCGCCTCCACCTCGACGGCTACCGCGACCGCCCCGAGCGGCCCCACGCGGCCGTCCACGGCACCGTCCCCAACCCGCTCGCGTGA
- a CDS encoding GNAT family N-acetyltransferase: MPPTEAHPGTAGPPDADHVAHPSADPSADDTLDLHLPEELAALLALGEQHPGDTGDTGDLLDDLADWRPAATPAGRFQLVPVRLDRDLPLVARWMNDPAVAAFWELQGPDSVTADHLRAQLHGDGRSVPCLGVLDSTPMSYFEIYRADLDPLARHYPARPHDTGIHLLIGGAADRGRGLGTTLLRAVADLVLDHRPRCTRVIAEPDLRNTPSVSAFLAAGFRLSAEIDLPDKRAALMIRDRALRHVL; the protein is encoded by the coding sequence GTGCCTCCCACCGAAGCGCACCCCGGCACCGCCGGCCCACCCGATGCCGACCACGTCGCCCACCCGAGCGCCGACCCGAGCGCCGACGACACCCTGGACCTGCACCTGCCCGAGGAACTCGCCGCCCTCCTCGCCCTGGGCGAGCAGCACCCCGGCGACACCGGCGACACCGGCGACCTCCTCGACGACCTCGCCGACTGGCGCCCGGCCGCCACGCCCGCCGGCCGCTTCCAGCTCGTCCCCGTCCGGCTCGACCGCGACCTGCCGCTCGTCGCCCGGTGGATGAACGACCCGGCCGTGGCCGCCTTCTGGGAGCTCCAGGGCCCCGACAGCGTCACCGCCGACCACCTCCGCGCCCAACTCCACGGCGACGGACGCAGCGTGCCCTGCCTCGGCGTCCTCGACTCCACACCGATGAGCTACTTCGAGATCTACCGCGCCGACCTCGACCCGCTCGCGCGCCACTACCCCGCACGCCCGCACGACACCGGGATCCACCTGCTCATCGGTGGCGCCGCCGACCGCGGCCGCGGCCTCGGCACCACGCTCCTGCGGGCCGTCGCGGACCTCGTCCTCGACCACCGGCCCCGGTGCACCCGGGTCATCGCCGAACCCGACCTGCGCAACACCCCCTCCGTGTCAGCCTTCCTGGCCGCCGGCTTCCGCCTCTCCGCGGAAATCGACCTGCCCGACAAACGAGCCGCGCTCATGATCCGCGACCGGGCCCTGCGCCACGTCCTCTGA
- a CDS encoding IucA/IucC family protein, with the protein MNPTPTPTPAPEAPGTGTAGGPLTAEPTVPRQYPGPHPAPYEPGGTAPAGAGATAPDPLDDPDPARAADSASVENLLRCWVREKNLPAPSGDAPLRIPLDTSGTALLVPVRHWSPTGWHRFGAPAIEGLPASAPPVDAVTLAALLSRETGRPEATELVGRVADSTRRTAEFIAARRRDPRPAPEADLFLTAEQSLLLGHPLHPTPKSREGLSDAEARLYSPELHGSFPLHWMAVDPAVLATDSAWTEQGRPVAAAQLTAGLAEGLDLPTGTAALPLHPWQARELRHRPAVAALLDAGLLHDLGPHGSHWHPTSSVRTVHRPGARAMLKLSLGVRITNSRRENLRKELHRGVEVHRLLRTGLVDQWQAAHPGFDIVRDPAWLAVDTPDGEPVPGLDVMIRHNPFAAGDDAVCLAGLTAPRPWPGSTRMRSRLADIVLRLASRTGRPTTAVAAEWFLRYLDQVVRPVLWLDGQAGVALEAHQQNTLVLLDPEGWPVGGRYRDNQGYYFRESRRDDLESRLPGIGTVSDTFVSDQVTDERFAYYLGINNVLGLIGAFGSQHLADERVLLAALRQFLTGVTSLGSPLPHRLLEAATLRCKANLLTRLHGLDELVGPVDTQSVYVTITNPLRT; encoded by the coding sequence GTGAACCCCACCCCCACCCCCACCCCCGCTCCTGAAGCGCCCGGCACCGGCACCGCCGGCGGCCCCCTGACGGCCGAACCCACCGTCCCCCGGCAGTACCCGGGCCCCCACCCCGCCCCGTACGAGCCGGGCGGCACCGCACCCGCCGGGGCCGGGGCGACGGCGCCCGACCCGCTGGACGACCCCGACCCGGCCCGCGCCGCGGACAGCGCCTCCGTCGAGAACCTGCTGCGCTGCTGGGTACGGGAGAAGAACCTCCCCGCGCCCAGCGGCGACGCCCCCCTGCGCATTCCCCTCGACACCAGCGGCACCGCCCTCCTCGTCCCCGTCCGCCACTGGTCGCCCACCGGCTGGCACCGCTTCGGCGCCCCCGCCATCGAGGGCCTCCCCGCCTCCGCGCCGCCCGTCGACGCCGTCACCCTCGCCGCCCTCCTCAGCCGCGAGACCGGCCGCCCCGAAGCCACCGAACTCGTCGGCCGGGTCGCCGACTCCACCCGCCGCACCGCCGAGTTCATCGCCGCACGCCGGCGCGACCCCCGGCCCGCCCCCGAGGCCGACCTCTTCCTCACCGCCGAACAGTCCCTGCTGCTCGGCCACCCCCTCCACCCCACCCCCAAGAGCCGCGAAGGACTCTCCGACGCCGAGGCCCGGCTCTACTCACCCGAACTCCACGGCTCCTTCCCCCTCCACTGGATGGCCGTCGACCCCGCCGTCCTCGCCACCGACTCCGCCTGGACCGAACAGGGCCGCCCTGTCGCCGCGGCCCAGCTCACCGCCGGCCTCGCCGAGGGCCTCGACCTCCCCACCGGCACCGCTGCCCTGCCCCTCCACCCCTGGCAGGCCCGGGAGCTCCGCCACCGCCCCGCCGTCGCCGCCCTCCTCGACGCGGGCCTCCTCCACGACCTCGGCCCCCACGGCAGCCACTGGCACCCCACCTCCTCCGTCCGCACCGTGCACCGCCCCGGCGCCCGCGCGATGCTCAAGCTCTCCCTCGGCGTACGGATCACCAACTCCCGCCGGGAGAACCTCCGCAAGGAACTCCACCGCGGCGTCGAGGTCCACCGGCTGCTGCGCACCGGCCTCGTCGACCAGTGGCAGGCCGCGCACCCCGGCTTCGACATCGTCCGCGACCCCGCCTGGCTCGCGGTCGACACCCCCGACGGCGAACCCGTCCCCGGACTCGACGTCATGATCCGCCACAACCCCTTCGCCGCCGGAGACGACGCCGTCTGCCTCGCCGGACTCACCGCCCCGCGGCCCTGGCCCGGCTCCACCCGGATGCGCTCACGCCTCGCCGACATCGTCCTCCGCCTCGCCTCCCGCACCGGACGCCCCACCACCGCGGTCGCCGCCGAGTGGTTCCTGCGCTACCTCGACCAGGTCGTCCGCCCCGTGCTCTGGCTCGACGGACAGGCCGGCGTCGCCCTGGAGGCCCACCAGCAGAACACCCTGGTCCTCCTCGACCCCGAAGGCTGGCCCGTCGGCGGCCGCTACCGCGACAACCAGGGCTACTACTTCCGCGAGTCCCGCCGTGACGACCTCGAAAGCCGCCTCCCCGGCATCGGCACCGTCAGCGACACCTTCGTCTCCGACCAGGTCACCGACGAACGCTTCGCCTACTACCTCGGCATCAACAACGTCCTCGGCCTCATCGGCGCCTTCGGCTCCCAGCACCTCGCCGACGAACGCGTCCTGCTCGCCGCCCTCCGCCAGTTCCTCACCGGCGTCACCAGCCTCGGCTCACCGCTGCCCCACCGGCTCCTGGAGGCGGCGACCCTGCGCTGCAAGGCCAACCTGCTCACCCGCCTCCACGGCCTCGACGAGCTCGTCGGCCCCGTCGACACCCAGTCCGTCTACGTCACCATCACCAACCCCCTCCGCACCTGA
- a CDS encoding diaminobutyrate--2-oxoglutarate transaminase family protein — protein sequence MAVTEPAPAVPPAARALEGPRTTVDGSAHEGILRRQAQRESAARTYARSLPIVPVRARGLTIEGADGRRYLDCLSGAGTLALGHNHPVVLEAIRKVLDSGAPLHVLDLATPVKDAFVTELFATLPAGLADDARVQFCGPAGTDAVEAALKLVRTATGRSGVLAFSGAYHGMTAGALDASGGATDVRVARLPYPRSYRCPFGVGGDRGAELAARWTESVLDDPKSGIPTPAGMILEPVQGEGGVIPAPDDWLRRMREITEARSIPLIADEIQTGVGRTGAFWAVEHSGVVPDVMVLSKAIGGSLPLAVIVYRSELDAWEPGAHAGTFRGNQLAMAAGAATLAYVRENQLAERAGALGARMLGQLQGLAAAHPSIGDVRGRGLMIGVELVDPEATGPDGLTPPPDAELARAVQRHCLDRGLIVELGGRLGAVVRLLPPLTLTDEQAAAVLDRFADALAAAERAHRPRPSGSPH from the coding sequence GTGGCCGTGACCGAACCAGCTCCGGCCGTACCACCGGCCGCGCGGGCCTTGGAGGGCCCCCGCACGACCGTCGACGGCAGCGCCCACGAGGGCATCCTGCGCCGCCAGGCCCAGCGCGAATCCGCCGCCCGCACCTATGCGCGGTCCCTGCCGATCGTCCCCGTGCGGGCCAGAGGGCTCACCATCGAGGGCGCGGACGGCCGCCGCTACCTGGACTGCCTCTCCGGCGCGGGCACCCTGGCCCTCGGGCACAACCACCCCGTCGTCCTGGAGGCCATCCGCAAGGTCCTCGACTCGGGCGCACCCCTCCACGTCCTGGACCTCGCCACCCCCGTCAAGGACGCCTTCGTCACCGAACTGTTCGCCACCCTCCCCGCGGGGCTCGCCGACGACGCCCGCGTCCAGTTCTGCGGACCCGCCGGCACCGACGCCGTCGAAGCCGCCCTCAAACTCGTCCGCACCGCCACCGGCAGGAGCGGTGTCCTCGCCTTCAGCGGCGCCTACCACGGCATGACCGCCGGCGCCCTCGACGCCTCCGGCGGCGCCACCGACGTCCGCGTCGCCCGGCTGCCCTACCCCCGCTCCTACCGCTGCCCCTTCGGCGTCGGCGGCGACCGCGGCGCCGAACTCGCCGCCCGCTGGACCGAGAGCGTGCTCGACGACCCCAAGAGCGGCATCCCCACCCCGGCCGGGATGATCCTCGAACCCGTGCAGGGCGAAGGCGGCGTCATCCCCGCCCCGGACGACTGGCTGCGCCGCATGCGGGAGATCACCGAGGCCCGGTCCATCCCGCTGATCGCCGACGAGATCCAGACCGGAGTCGGCCGCACCGGCGCCTTCTGGGCCGTCGAACACAGCGGCGTCGTCCCCGACGTGATGGTCCTCTCCAAGGCCATCGGAGGCTCCCTCCCCCTCGCCGTCATCGTCTACAGGTCGGAGCTCGACGCCTGGGAACCCGGCGCCCACGCCGGCACCTTCCGTGGCAACCAGCTCGCCATGGCCGCGGGTGCCGCCACCCTGGCCTACGTACGCGAGAACCAGCTCGCCGAACGCGCCGGTGCCCTCGGCGCCCGCATGCTCGGACAGCTCCAGGGCCTCGCGGCGGCCCACCCCTCCATCGGCGACGTCCGCGGCCGCGGACTGATGATCGGCGTCGAACTCGTCGACCCGGAGGCCACCGGCCCCGACGGGCTCACCCCGCCACCGGACGCCGAGCTCGCCCGCGCCGTCCAGCGTCACTGCCTCGACCGAGGACTCATCGTCGAACTCGGCGGCCGTCTGGGCGCGGTGGTCCGCCTGCTGCCCCCGCTCACCCTCACCGACGAGCAGGCGGCCGCCGTCCTCGACCGCTTCGCCGACGCCCTGGCCGCTGCCGAACGGGCCCACCGGCCCCGACCGTCCGGATCGCCCCACTGA
- the hflX gene encoding GTPase HflX → MTSSSSPSQDKQSFAETSRTESLRADALMEEDVAWSHEIDGERDGDQFDRSERAALRRVAGLSTELEDVTEVEYRQLRLERVVLVGVWTSGTVQDAENSLAELAALAETAGALVLDGVIQRRDKPDPATFIGSGKAQELRDIVLETGADTVVCDGELSPGQLIALEDVVKVKVVDRTALILDIFAQHAKSREGKAQVALAQMQYMLPRLRGWGQSLSRQMGGGGGGGMATRGPGETKIETDRRRIREKMAKMRREIAEMKTGRDIKRQERRRHKVPSVAIAGYTNAGKSSLLNRLTGAGVLVENALFATLDPTVRRAETPTGRVYTLADTVGFVRHLPHHLVEAFRSTMEEVGDSDLILHVVDGAHPAPEEQLAAVREVIRDVGAVDVPEIVVINKADAADPLVLQRLLRVEKHSIAVSARSGEGIEELLALIDAQLPRPQVEIEVLVPYTQGGLVSRVHAEGDLLSEEHTPEGTLLRARVHEELAASLAPFVPAAH, encoded by the coding sequence ATGACCTCCTCTTCTTCCCCTTCCCAGGACAAGCAGAGCTTCGCGGAGACGAGCCGCACCGAGAGCCTTCGGGCCGATGCCCTGATGGAAGAGGACGTCGCCTGGAGCCACGAGATCGACGGAGAGCGGGACGGCGACCAGTTCGACCGCTCCGAGCGCGCGGCTCTGCGCCGTGTCGCCGGCCTCTCCACCGAGCTCGAGGACGTCACCGAGGTCGAGTACCGCCAGCTGCGCCTGGAGCGCGTCGTGCTGGTCGGTGTGTGGACCTCGGGGACGGTCCAGGATGCGGAGAACTCCCTCGCGGAGCTCGCGGCCCTCGCCGAGACGGCGGGTGCCCTCGTGCTCGACGGCGTCATCCAGCGCCGCGACAAGCCGGATCCGGCCACCTTCATCGGCTCGGGCAAGGCGCAGGAGCTCCGGGACATCGTCCTGGAGACCGGTGCCGACACCGTCGTCTGCGACGGTGAGCTCAGCCCCGGCCAGCTCATCGCACTCGAGGACGTCGTCAAGGTGAAGGTGGTCGACCGGACCGCCCTCATCCTCGACATCTTCGCCCAGCACGCCAAGTCCCGAGAGGGCAAGGCGCAGGTCGCTCTCGCGCAGATGCAGTACATGCTGCCGCGACTGCGCGGCTGGGGTCAGTCGCTCTCCCGGCAGATGGGTGGCGGCGGCGGTGGCGGCATGGCCACCCGCGGTCCCGGTGAGACCAAGATCGAGACGGACCGGCGCCGGATCCGCGAGAAGATGGCGAAGATGCGCCGGGAGATCGCGGAGATGAAGACCGGCCGCGACATCAAGCGGCAGGAGCGGCGTCGCCACAAGGTGCCGTCGGTCGCCATCGCCGGATACACCAACGCCGGCAAGTCCTCCCTGCTCAACCGCCTCACCGGCGCGGGCGTGCTGGTGGAGAACGCCCTGTTCGCCACCCTCGACCCGACCGTACGGCGGGCCGAGACGCCCACCGGCCGGGTCTACACCCTGGCCGACACCGTCGGCTTCGTCCGGCACCTGCCCCACCACCTGGTCGAGGCGTTCCGCTCCACCATGGAGGAGGTCGGCGACTCCGACCTCATCCTGCACGTGGTCGACGGCGCGCACCCCGCCCCGGAGGAGCAGCTGGCGGCCGTCCGCGAGGTGATCCGGGACGTCGGCGCGGTGGACGTGCCGGAGATCGTCGTGATCAACAAGGCGGACGCGGCGGACCCGCTGGTGCTCCAGCGGCTCCTGCGGGTCGAGAAGCACTCCATCGCGGTCTCCGCCCGCTCGGGCGAGGGCATCGAGGAGCTGCTGGCCCTCATCGACGCCCAGCTGCCGCGGCCGCAGGTCGAGATCGAGGTCCTCGTGCCGTACACGCAGGGCGGGCTCGTCTCGCGGGTGCACGCCGAGGGCGACCTCCTCTCCGAGGAGCACACCCCGGAGGGCACGCTGCTCAGGGCACGGGTGCACGAGGAGCTGGCGGCGTCGCTCGCGCCGTTCGTTCCGGCCGCGCACTGA